From a single Nicotiana tabacum cultivar K326 chromosome 8, ASM71507v2, whole genome shotgun sequence genomic region:
- the LOC107787505 gene encoding uncharacterized protein LOC107787505, whose protein sequence is MGSNIVVVALFQEGTSQGNLPILPNKDENGQVIVLTDPLDLDDYTNEQSVVIIVNAKAKNLLYSAISGEEYEKISSCETAKEMWDKLEVTHEGTNKVKEIRINLLVRDYELFQMKDKESVEGMFSRFRKILRDLKSFGRPI, encoded by the exons ATGGGATCAAACATAGTTGTTGTAGCACTATTTCAAGAAGGAACCTCTCAA GGAAATCTTCCAATTCTGCCAAATAAAGATGAAAATGGTCAAGTCATAGTATTAACTGATCCACTTGACTTAGATGACTACACTAATGAACAATCAGTTGTCATAATAGTGAATGCCAAAGCAAAAAATCTGTTGTATAGTGCTATCAGTGGAGAAGAATATGAAAAGATATCGAGCTGTGAAACTGCTAAGGAAATGTGGGATAAATTAGAGGTCACGCATGAAGGAACCAACAAAGTGAAAGAAATAAGGATCAATCTCCTTGTTCGGGACTATGAATTATTTCAAATGAAGGATAAAGAATCAGTAGAGGGAATGTTTTCAAGATTCAGGAAAATCCTTCGAGATTTAAAGTCATTTGGTAGACCAATATAA